The following nucleotide sequence is from Corticium candelabrum chromosome 19, ooCorCand1.1, whole genome shotgun sequence.
ctcaTGATGTGCTCTTACCAGCATTTGTATCTGTCAGTCTTCGTTTgcataaatacacacacgtacacctGCTTGTTCATCAATttgcatgcttgtttgttgtctgcacGTTTATCAATCTGAAAGTTTGTCATCTCTAAACATACCTGGTGAGAACatccaacagacagaaattcaCAACAAACTTGAGCAAAATCACATCCATCATCTGCGTGTTTCTGGTTAAAATTTTTGAGTTACCAACTTttcaaatttatattattatttaattaattgactaaccTGCAGATCACGCAACTCTCCAATCCATGCACATCCATGTCCATTGTTGTTGCACTTCACTTTAAGACTAAGAACTTTACGCTCGTGGATTTTATCCAAAAAAGCCTGAAGTGATTATTTACAACATATAAACATTCTAGTTTGTTACGTAAATGCTATTGTGCCACACCTACCTCACTTCTCTTCTCCACCTTGTTATCCAGTGGACATTTAAACTTTCCATATCTTTTAACAAATAGTGACAACATATTACTTTATGGTCTTATAGTTATTCCAACTAAAattaagttttaattactTTGTGATTTTGTCCACGCAGCTTTTGCACATGATCGAGGTGACCGCACGGAGTCTGTAGAGGCTCTTTGAGAGCAAGCAAGCAGATAGGACACTCGAGATCTTTCTCAAGTGGCTCTACAAACTTCGCTTCCTAACCACCAGGCGCACGAGCTGCAGACGCCATGTTGCGTAGAACAGAAATATGATATTGGAATGAAGCAATGCATCACGTGCTGCTTGTTTGATGATTTATTTAGCTAATCAAACCTTAATTAACCTAACTTCATAGACTGATGTAAGATGCTGTCGAGATGAGAAAGCTTGTGTGGCTGTAGGGATGTCAGTCAGTACATGACGCCACTATTCACTACATGTATTCATGTTAGGCACGGAATTAGGAATAAATTTCTGGTGGTTGACAAAAAGTTACAGCTATCATAGGAATGTAGTAGTAAGGGTTGAAGAGAAGtggtttgtcttgtgttgttagTGTATTTAcctgtgtgttgtacgtgtacatgtgttagtaTGCCCCCAGTgagaactgcattactgtgtgtgatgcgatagaaataaataatattattatattaaagTATTACACGATATTTATACATCAGTTTGTGGTATCAATTCCAACTTGGTGTATTCTAATTaattgcatttaattaattagggtaTAGGTAGGTAGTGCGTGCAATACCGAGAACTCTCTAGAGGATACACCTCGCATACTCTAACTAGCTAGCTAGATCTAGGTAGAGTTTAGCTTTACTGTGAGTAGATGCAAGTAGCCTATTAAACTGCAGTACTGTCTACACACTGATCGATAGGCGTGGCCGATAGGAATGCTAAATGTCAGTAATTTCAAGCAAATTTTTTCGACATTGAAATAAACAAGGCGGAGAAATATGCGTCATTGCATGCCCGGAAACTAGAATTACTGCAACGTAGGCACGATACGTTTTGTGTCGTCGTCGCATGGATACGTCTAAAACCGTAAAATCAGAACTGTGTTGCACTATCGTGTTTCAGTTGGACGAGGCGTCACATGCACTCACTTTGAATAGACTTCTCGTGACCGGATAAAATTAGCAAATAATTTCATTAATCGAATTAGAACCATCCTAGTCGGTGATGTCATAGTACTCTTATAACTACGACGTCTACACATATGGGAATTGATTTAAGTACGGTATATCTAACACCGTGGACGGTGTAACTTTACTGCTACTTGTTCGTGTACATGCCTGACAGTTGTTCCAGCGTCGCATACGTGACCGACGTTCCAGATAACCTACATTGTGCGCTATGTCGTACAGTGCTCGACAAGCCAGTCCAAGCATGCGGAGACCGTTTTCATCAGCAATGCTTCAAGTCTCTATCTAAGTGAGTAAACTTGCGATCCATGTATTTGGGTTGGTTCTAATTCGTGTACTGAGGTAGTTACACTACAGTAGTAGAATCACGAAATACTACTGTAGTGCTTGTGGCTTGCGGTTTGtgtcatatatatatttagataTAGAAACGCGTAGCCTAAAGTCCCGGATTGATTTAACTTTGAAAATCAACAGACAATTAACGTTTTGTTCACTGTATTACTTTTGCGTAAGCTTGCTTTAGGCTTGTTCCAAAAAAGGTGACCtttgtgttgtagctagagTCCTACACATTACTTACTATTTTGGTGTCGGTCAaagtgcatgtgcatacaTTTACCTTTGCACTCACGTGACTGTTTTGCACTCTACGTTTGTTGACTCCAAAATGTCATCAAGTTGTTATCCAGTTGGTGCTTGAAGCTATAGAACTAGGTTTTTGTGAATATTGAGAATTTTGTTGCATTTTGCAGCAGTCGAGATGAGAAAGCTTGTGTGGCTAGCTGTGGGATGTCAGTCAGTGCATGACGTCATATACTTTACATGTTATGCGTGGAATTATGAATAAAATATTATACAATATTTATACATCAGTTTGTGGTGTTAATTCCAACTTGgtctatcttaattaattgcctttAATTAAGGTATGACGTTAAATTATCCTACCAGGgcggacaaacacatacacacacatgcattaAATTTAGAATGGTTAGATGCCGTCATTTATTGCTGTTTCATTtcttattttgtgtgtgtgtgtgtgtgtgtgtgtgtgtgtgtgtgtgtgtgtgtgtgtgtgtgtgtgtgtgtctgtggtgtgtgtgtgtgtgtgtgtgtgtgtgtgtgtgtgtggtgtgtgtgtgtgcatgtgtgtgtgtgtgtgtgtgtgtgtgtgtgtgtgtgcgtgtgtgtgtgtgcttgtgcagCTGTCCGGGTATTAAATCTGTGAATGTCATTGTCTTCTTGTTCTAATGTGTAACTCACGCTGTGGCACCGGTATATATCACGCAGTCGGTTCTTGTCAGTCTAGCGGACGTTGTCTCTGCTGGTGGGGATTCACTGGACCGAATGCAGTATACGTTGTCAACGGAAATCTACACCATCGGATCCTGGTACTGCTTTagtgtacattaattaattattatgtgtaATTAATTGCTTAATTATTGTGTAAAGGCTGACCCTGCACGGTTGCATGTACTTACAATCACGTCTACTACAACAAGCAATGTGCTAGTCTGCCAGGTATATGActgtttatctatctatctatactactatataaaactgttggtgtttgtatatactataatatatatatatatatatatatatatattatatgtatgtatgtatgtatgtataagtttgatagccggctagaccggatcacccacgaggctaaaattgGGGTACGGGCATAACTCAGCATGCGTAAGAACATAGGCAGGGTGGCGTTGTCTTCCAGCTTTTtagtcgggtccccttttgggggtgcaAAGTAGAACGACATAGTGCTGTTCGTCGTTCAGAAAGGAGACTAAATGCCCCTGGTAGACAAAGTCGCTGCAAATTCCTCAGAATATGACACTcggttaagttttcatttgtcttcaacgggatattaactaattagcacattccagtttattcgaatacacgcccacaccagtcatttgaactgaatctacacagggagtgtgtcgatttctaccaaaaaattgcacatgacgtgtctacacacgctcaaactgagtcttccgtcataacactacagtactctgcccATAGAaaggacgggtcatgtatACTGCTGTagtgtacattaattaattattatgtgtaATTAATTGCGTAATTATTGTGTAAAGGCTGACCACTGCACAGTGGCATGTACTTACAATCACGTCTACTACAACAAGCAATGTGCTAGTCTGCCAGGTATATGACtgtttatatgtgtgtatatatatatatatatatatatatatatatatatatatatatatatatatatatatatatatatatatatatatatatatatatatatatatatacatatataacatGCACAGTATCTCAATCatacaaaatataattttagaGACCAGGACAGCAGCACCACAGACTACAACAGCAGTGCCACAGTCTATGACAGCAGCACCACAGACTACCACTGCAGCACCACGCATTACCACAGCAGCAGCACGCACTACCACAGCAGCACCACAGACTACCACAGTAGCGCCACAGACTACGACAGCAGCACCACAGACTACCACAGCAGCACAATACACTACCACAGCAGCACCACAGACTACCACAGTAGCGCCACAGACTACCACAGCAGCACCACACACTACCACAGCAGCACCACACACTACCACAGCAGTACTGGTGCCACACACTGGCACAGCAGCACCTAAGACTGTGTGTCCTACATTCACGTTAGGTGCCATGTGCTCTCAGATGTGTAACTGTTCGTTGAATTCCGTCTCTTGTAATAACGTCAGTGGTAAGTGTAACTGTGCACTGGGCTACAAAGGATTATGATGTGAAGTAGGTACAGAACATGTATACACAATGATTGATACAAAATTTAGATTTCTGAACATGTATTGTAATACAGTGTGTCCCAAGAGTTTGTTTGGTGATGCGTGCAGTCAGGAGTGTACGTGTCAGAATGGAGCCAaatgtgatcacgtgactggaaACTGTAGCTGTACACCTGGATGGACGGGACACGATTGCGATGATGGTATGAGTATTGTTTGTatcacgcacgcatgcacacacttacacacacacgttcacatgcatgtacacacacacacacacac
It contains:
- the LOC134194486 gene encoding TNF receptor-associated factor 6-B-like isoform X2, encoding MCKSCVDKITKYGKFKCPLDNKVEKRSEAFLDKIHERKVLSLKVKCNNNGHGCAWIGELRDLQKHADDGCDFAQVCCEFLSVGCSHQVCLEMTNFQIDKRADNKQACKLMNKQVYVCVFMQTKTDRYKC
- the LOC134194486 gene encoding TNF receptor-associated factor 6-B-like isoform X3, with the protein product MCKSCVDKITKYGKFKCPLDNKVEKRSEAFLDKIHERKVLSLKVKCNNNGHGCAWIGELRDLQKHADDGCDFAQVCCEFLSVGCSHQMKKRDVGDHEDKCSN
- the LOC134194793 gene encoding mucin-7-like isoform X2; the protein is MCNSRCGTGIYHAVGSCQSSGRCLCWWGFTGPNAVYVVNGNLHHRILADHCTVACTYNHVYYNKQCASLPETRTAAPQTTTAVPQSMTAAPQTTTAAPRITTAAARTTTAAPQTTTVAPQTTTAAPQTTTAAQYTTTAAPQTTTVAPQTTTAAPHTTTAAPHTTTAVLVPHTGTAAPKTVCPTFTLGAMCSQMCNCSLNSVSCNNVSGKCNCALGYKGL
- the LOC134194793 gene encoding uncharacterized protein LOC134194793 isoform X1, yielding MCNSRCGTGIYHAVGSCQSSGRCLCWWGFTGPNAVYVVNGNLHHRILADPARLHVLTITSTTTSNVLVCQADHCTVACTYNHVYYNKQCASLPETRTAAPQTTTAVPQSMTAAPQTTTAAPRITTAAARTTTAAPQTTTVAPQTTTAAPQTTTAAQYTTTAAPQTTTVAPQTTTAAPHTTTAAPHTTTAVLVPHTGTAAPKTVCPTFTLGAMCSQMCNCSLNSVSCNNVSGKCNCALGYKGL
- the LOC134194486 gene encoding TNF receptor-associated factor 6-B-like isoform X1 gives rise to the protein MCKSCVDKITKYGKFKCPLDNKVEKRSEAFLDKIHERKVLSLKVKCNNNGHGCAWIGELRDLQKHADDGCDFAQVCCEFLSVGCSHQVCLEMTNFQIDKRADNKQACKLMNKQVYVCVFMQTKTDRYKCW